AAAAGGGCCTCTGGTTTCAGTGCAGTAGAATCCATCAAAGGGGAAGGAGGAGGCTGTACGAGCAGCTCTGTCCCCCGAGAAGCGAGTCTCAATAAGGACCACTATATCTGGGTGATGATTGCTAATCAAATCTCGAAGAGCACGCCTAAAGTTTGCATTGCCAGCTCCCCTACAATTCCATGCCAACATATTCATATGATAGAGGTTTGGATGGGTCATGTTCGTGGTGTGATCGTTGCGCGCCTCCATTAGCATGTAAGGAAAACTGTATATGGGATCAGTTACAGGGGTGACTTGGAGGGATGTTTCCACTCCCCCTACATCAATGGCCATGTCGTAGCTGAGATTGGTAGCGTGTGGACATGTTGTCTGGGTAGTATCATCATGATGTTCGCTTCTGTGCTGGAGGTGGCTGTCATGACCGGGACATTGGAGAGTCTCCTGGTGAGCGGGATTAGCTGAGTCTGTGCTATTTCCGTTGGTGCTGGAGTCGGGGTTGCATTCCTTCTGAGTTGGGGGCACTCCAGGTCCAGCATGATTTCCCTCCTTAGAGCTGACCACCAAAGCTGCGATGCATTTTGTCGGAGGAAGCAGTGAGCCGGAGCAGTTACTTGTAGCATGTACTCCACGTGTAGGCGATCTACTTCGACATCTCGTGAGTTTATCCGACGAATCCCCATCCAAGCATCACTCAAGTTGAGGTCCACTGGTCGCCTGCGTCTGTTTGCTTGCCCCGGGACGTACGCGATCAGGTCTTCTTCGACTCTCAACTGGAGGTCTGGTTCTTGCATCCACCATTGTTGCGTCGGCCTCCGAAGTATGCGTTCCCAGTAACTGCGGGGGTTATTCCTCATTCTTTTTAGGGTGTTGTCCCTGCTGTTGTTCATGGGAGTGGCTCTGGTGTTCCTTGGAGAGGCGCTCCTCCTAGTAATCTGTCCTGAATTCCTTTTTGTTGCCATTAATTGTTATGGAGGGGTTTGGCAGCACGCTAGCCAGAGTAAGAGTTATGGGAAGTTGAGGGGAGGGTGAAGGTTGAGTGAGGGTCGTAATAGGGACCTCTACATACCCATAATCCGTACACTGCGTTTGGTCGGAGGAGCTGTCTGGAATATGCTCGACAGAAGGGTCAAAATTGGCAGGACATGCTAACAGGTGCTGGCTGGCAGACAAAATGGAGATTCCATTTTTTGAAACCTTGACCTCTCCTTGAATGACAGGTGTAGGGGTCAATACTATTCCTTTGCCAGTGTCTTTGCTGCTGTCGTACCCTGCATGGTGGCGGGGTATTCGAAGACGGGTCTGTCGGGAGCCGCCCATCGGAGTAGCTTTCCCGGCTAGGTGAGGTTGATTTCCAGCCACCTGTAATGACATGCCCTGTTTTTGAACCTCTTTAGCAAAGGCTCCATTATTCGGTGTTGTAGTGCTGTCCACGTCTGTAGGGTTGTTGGAAGTGGACGCGTGGGAGGGATGAACAAGCTGATTACGAAGGGCGGATGGTGAGGTTCTCTTTTTGCGATTCTGAACCATGAGCCAAGGCCCATAGGCAGACTCTTCAGGAGTAATAGACGGAGCATGTGCAGGTTGCGTTGGGGTGGGATTGGGGGGCATGAGAACTGGACATTTTTGGATAATGTGCCCAACAACACCGCAGTGGAAGCAAAGTTGATTGATGCCTTCGTATTGTAGAGGTTGCTCGAAATCACCAATCCAAATGGTAGTGGGCAGGGGACGAGTGAGGTCAACCTGGACACAAAGGCAGGCATACTTACCTCTTACACCTAGGCATGTTCGACTGTCAATACGGAGCAAAGGCCCTATCCTGTTTCCTATCTTGCTAAGCAGTTTTTcggaataaaattcaataGGAAGTTTAGGAAGGCGGGCCCAAACAACAACTGCAGAGAAAGAGGCTTTGGATGGCTGGAAGGATGGTTCCCAGAGTCGTATGGTGAGGAACTGACGGCCAACGAACCAGGGGCTATCTCTGATAACCCTTACGAAGTCAGTTCTGGTGTTGAAGGTGATGAGGAAGAAACCATGGCCAAGGTCAACACATTCCATGTTCCCAGATGGGTTCCACAATGATTGGAGCCGCCTGGTAAAGTATTGAAGCTCGAAGGATTTACCAAATAGCTTGACGATAAGAGAAGAGCGCCATGGTTGTCATAAGAGTTGCTTCTCTCCTCTAGTGAAAAGGACGCGAAGTTGGCCTTCTTTAGAGGAGTCCATATCCTCAGCAACATCGTCATCAGTCATCATCATCGAGACCTCGTTCATAGGCTAAAGACGTTTTCATAGGCACCCAGGATGTGGCCTACAAGTTTGGAGAGGTAATATTGAGAGCTGGCTTCTTTAAGAGCAGGGGATCCTCGGAGGAAGACATGGGAGGGTCCTTGGACGGAGGAAGGGCGGAAGGGCGGAAGGCAGAGGGGTCATGCTCTGAAAGACTTAGGGGAAAAGGGCGAGAGAGCTAGAGAGAACCCTCATATTTCCCTCATCACAGGGGAGACTTCACGCTTCATAAAATTAACTTCTCGTGTTCATATATTGAATGCATGTTATGTGTGATATATATCGAATACTGTTGACGAGGTACAGTGTAATTACCGTGTCTTAATTCCAATTTTTTGCTCTATATAAAAAGGATTTACAATCCTACGTACAAATGAGAGTGAATTAATGTCTTATATTTTACTCTTTTGAGATTTTCTATTATTATGCTCTTCGTATTTTCCTAAGGTTGGATATTATTCTCGGGGGAATCGGATGATGAAATAATTGTTCTCGTGAAAGTCACTTGCACATTAGTTGGTTAGTATCCTAAATAGTTTTTTGGAAGTGCTCGAACATTGTTCCAGTTTTGAGTTTCGCTAATTTGTGTTTTCTATCAAATTTGATCTCCAGTCTTGATGCACTATTAACTCATAGCACTAGAATATCTTGtatcaaatttattttctcgtATTTAGTGTATTCTCCACATGGCCAACAATTCTCCCGACAATATTGCAGGGGTAGTTTATCTGTCCCGATTAACTAGAAGATGTTTGAGATGTGGAGAGCACGAGAGGAATTGTGTTATGAACGGACTCAATGAATTGTTCGAGATGCAGGACTTTCAatttatgtgtgtgtatatatataattgcaaaATACACCTGATTTTTAATCGATTTAGTTCTTCGTGGTAGGGGTCACAAttatgccttttttttttccagtttcaTCAGATGTTTCTTTgtctttaaaaggaaaaaaaaaaggggtagctcttgaaattatttaaaacTCGTTCAAATTGGAAGAGGTGGCACAGTAAGTTCATTCTAATTAGTGTTTTCTTGTATATGATAATTCATCTATGAACATTATATACTCCTTCTTGAGGACAATTCAGGCACGAGAGCAACAGAGAAAGATTTCAAGGGACTTTAAGTTGATTAGAGGACACTGTAAGTTCGGAAGCATAGGGCGTACTGTAAGTTAAGTTCCGCTGAGTTTCCTTAAAGACGGAGCACTGCGACCAAATCGACTAGTGTGGTAACAGACAATATGGAATGAATACGCCCGTGATTTCTTCGACTTGAACAAGGATGGAAGGAAGTGTGCATGATCTTGGCAGAATAATTAGCTATCCCTctgtacacacacacacacacacacactcgcACAGTCACACTGAAACTGCCAACAAGCTCGATGTTGTACGCTATTTTTATTAGAGGCAGTTTCCACGATGTAAGAATCTTGTAGTATGTATCGACAGTTCAACTTGTTGTGACGCATTCAATTAGGAGCAGTTACTACATAATGTATAGGcattattacaaaattaagattTTGTAATTTGTCCTAAAGCATTCATTAACTGGGTAATCAATTCCGTGTGTCACTTTTGctttttcgttcatattgtTTTCTACTATCGTACATCAGACGCAACAATGAGCACTTACGataaaacataaaatgaaaatttcacaATACTGACAGTTCAATTTGCTGTATTGAATTTAATTAGGACGAGTTACCACAAATTATATTGCCATTacaacaaaatcaaaattctatGGTAGCAGCAGTTCAATCTGATGCACCTCATACAATTCCCGAGAGTTACAATAAAATGAATTGTCGGTATTACTAAACAAGAGTTTTCTTGGGACGACAATTCAATTTGTTGTAACTTACTAAATTAGCGGGGGaaaccaaaatatatataattgcacCACAAAATGAGAATTTTACAGTAACAATAattcacatttttttccaccgaaaaaaaaatcacatttttaaTAGAGCCGATCTAATAGCCGCTATTTTGTTCAACAGAATGTCCAGAAATACTCCGGAGCTTGTGGATTCAGCTAAATTCAATGTGCAAAGAAGGTAAATAACAAAATCAGTCTGGCTTGTTGTTCCTTTCTCGGTCGAATTAGTTCGACATTGAGAAATGTCAAGTTTCTCCAATGTTGATCGAAAGACATTGAGAAAATCCGATATTACTCTGCTTTAATGAAACGGATGACGGTTTTATTATGCGAAAGTATCGGATGCATGCATTTTGATGCATCCAGTGCCGTATAATTCTCATTCATAATCTAGAAGGTTATCCAGTCGAATGCACGAGCTCTTTTATCACTAATTTTACATGATACTTCATGGCAGTTATTGACTCGTGCCATCTTACTCATGCACTCGACGTGAAGGTCGTTGTTGTACAGTCCTGGGGACAATGTCACAAATTCACTGCTTGAAGCTCCCATAGCGGATCGATCGCAAGCTGCTCACTACAAAGATTTGTGcaatgcgtttgttttcggagttaaagtcacgaatttgtgattgtgattgtgattatagaagaagacaaaaatatatggggcccaccaatttgacttttgaaatatgaaatgaatggaaggtatagataattaattataatgggattgtattttaataatatatggggcccaccaatttgacttttgaaatgtgtgttttgttgtgtagtgttttgagttaaagttaaagttaaaatcttaaatcacgactttgaaaacaaacggagcgGTGAAGTTTTGAATATTGCCACATCAATTGGAAATGGATGCTTTGACCTGAGCTAATTAGGAGGCGTATGTTTTTAAAATCGAATTTTACTCAATTCCACGTTACTGCGTTCTTCTCCACTTCCACGGTCTAGTACAGCAAACCATCTGCCTGGGGCAGAAAACATTAACCTGTGCTCCATGCCTATCACAGCAACGTGGCCCAACTGAGGCCGAATAAAGGCccaagttttttttaaaaaaaaaacaaaatcccGAAGAAATTTTCCCTCTAATAGTGAAGAAAAAGGGAATCCACCATCAATATGGTAGCCTAGTTGGTAACGAATTTCGTTTTCTAAAGGGAAGGTTAAGGAATCGAAACTCGACTTAAACACGAAAGCACTTGCGTTAGTAGACCATTGTCCTCTATCTTATGATAACTGTTCTGGTCTACTGTGCGTTTTGATGAGGTCATGGTGATTTAGGTGAGCTATGTCTCATGAAGTTCTTTACCCATTCGGACGAATGAAACATGTCATGGCGGCTGTGAAGCCCCTCTGATCTCAGAGAGGATTTGCTACGTTGACCTCCCTCTTCCGGCCTTTtatttagttaaaaaaataaaaaggaaaagaaaaaaggtatttctttttcttttttttttaattgagaaCGGGGGGTCTGACATAGGGGCAGCTTTGGCCTGTATTGTACTCTCATATGATAGGATGCAACCTACCACGAGGAAACTGTTATTTAGATAATCTTGTGGTGGACATATCTGCCTTGTGGGCCGCCATGGCTGTGGGACCCACAAGGAACCTGATGACGTCTGTCAGTGCTACCGTTGAATGAGAGGTGGGTACCATCTACCACGGCTCACGGGCTCATGCGTAAGGCCGTAGATCCCAGCTACCCTACCACCACGTAATTAATTTACTTCACTCACAAGTCACAAATCATAAATTACatgaataatttaattacgtgaaactttttataatttattattagtaCAAATAATACCTATTCAATTTACGTAAATACTCATATTGACCTCGGATTTGAGTTctgtgaaataaaaaaaaatccataatcACGATTTTCGAATATCAAATAATGCagactaaaaaaataaaaatgcatgtcctagaaatttcaatattatgaAAGCTAGGGAATAAACTATATTTTagtaaatttcataaaataattacCAATTAATTATCTGTTGTTTCCTAATTTTTAATCCTAACTTGTCTCcagctttccttttctttctccctctctcctcgCTATATCCAATGTAATTTAGAAATTTATCCGAcctcgactaattcagttcgagtcaAGTCGGCTCACTAAGGGATTAAAGTTCTTGcatcgtgaattttttttcattcacaagactcgaactcgagaccttatttaaggggaATAAACGTCGAACGGTTTGAACCAATCAATGTTGATTCTcctatgtattttttattaatcttaATACGTAAATTTCTTTTCGGTGCAAACTTCGATATCCGAAAGCCCAGTGCATctcaactaattcagtcgagttGGGCTGACCtattaaatgataaaactctctcaatcaaggatttttttttattaatgtgtctcaaattcaaaattttacttaaagaaaataagtatCGAACCGTTTGAATTAATCTTATATTTTTCAAcgcattttttattaatctttacaagtaaatttttttaattaaaaaaaaaccgaaTCACATGAACAACGATGGACTCTCAAATTGCTCGAGTTATAATGATGACTAGTTAATATAATtacaattataataattattataagttATAGAATCCCCCTCTCCTTCTTTATGTCACCATGTTTGGAAGCTTATTAGCTTAGTACAGCAGCCTGCTTCAGCTTCTGAACCCTGCGGAGCCTGCGAAATCCGACGCTATGGCGCTCAAGTCCTTCATCGAAGTCCACCCCGACTCCCACTTCCCCATCCAGAACCTCCCCTTCGGCGTGTTCCGGCCGGACACCGCCTCGCTGGCTCGCCCCGGCGTGGCGATCGGAGACTACGTCCTGGACCTCTCCGCCGTGGCCTCCGCCAGCATCTTCGACGGCCCGATCCTCAAGGACTCCGATTGCTTCCACCAGGTAACCGGCAATCACCTCCTCCCTTCACTGTCCAGAGCTGCTCATTTGACTTAGGTGTCCGGCGTCTTCCGACGGCCGTTACCTCTCGCGGACTCGCCCATCAATTCTTATAATGATTCCTGGCAGTTCAAATTGTTGGCGACTGGTTGGTTTTGCAAGTTCTCCCATTGTCTCCAATCCATGTTCACGTCCGTACTCTGCGTTAATGGATGCTGGCAGTATTACTGTTTGACTTCCTTTTAGCTATCACTGTTTGTTCGTCGAACATGTTGATGAAGATGCTTTGCTCAGCTCAACTATCTTAAGTCTTGTAAGCTTGTTAGTTAGTTTTGTGATTCTCAAGTTGCTTCCTTGCTGTTGGCAGCCAAACCTTAACAAGTTCTTGGCTCTGGGGCGGCCTGCCTGGAAAGAGGCTCGAGCAACTCTGCAAAGAATACTGTCATGTAAGTGGGCATTTGCTGCTGATGTTATTTTCAGTGGAATTCtgctctctctgtctctctttcGATCGCAATTCAACTGCATGTGTTAAAAGACGTGACACCTCCTGGAGGAGATTCTTAACGGGTTATCTCGTCTTTGATGGCAGCAACTGAACCGGTTCTGCGTGATAATGCAGCTTTCCGAGAGAAGTCACTTTTTCTGATGGTAAGTAGTATGCTCTGCAGCAGGTGAGCATCACCATGTCGAATTTGCTAATGAGATTgcgaaaatttgaattttcagagCAAGGTGGAGATGCTTCTCCCAATTGCAATTGGGGATTACACAGATTTCTTTTCATCGATGCATCATGCTAAGAACTGTGGAACTATATTTCGAGGGCCTCAAAACCCAATGCCACAGAACTGGTATGTATATGTACTGGGATAATCTGTTTCTTTCCCTCTTTTACTTGACAATTTGAACACAAGTAGATGCCCGTTTTGCAGGTTCCATCTTCCAATTGCATATCATGGACGAGCATCATCTGTTGTTATCACTGGAACAGACATTAGTCGACCAAGGTGATTTACAGATTATCCCGAAATAAGGTGTCTTCAAATTCTCGGAGTCTCTATCCAGTCCATATCTCAATTAATGACAGCTAAAAAGTCTATCCAGCAGCTGCTGCTATCGTTTTATGATGTTTCAAttccttgattttttttcttttttggcatTTCACCTTTACAAGACCGTCTTTTTGAACTAAGACCAATAAGGGATCAACTAAATATGTTGCTAGCTGTTGATTTTTGATGCTACTTTAAGTTAAGATTCTTTCCACCAACCTGAAATTGTCATATATGGGTTGTTATCTTAGAAGCCCTTCCTACTCTCTTGCAGGGGTCAAGGTTATCCTAGTGGCAACTCTCCACCTTATTTCGGCCCGACACAGAAGCTGGACTTTGAGCTAGAAATGGTTAGCTCTCTGCTTATAACTTCTCATATTCTCCTTTCTTTAGAGTTTGCAGCCTGTAGAAACTCGTGTTAAGATGGTAACAAATCAACCTGAAGATTGATCATCTGCACTTTTGTTTaacagagaaaaagaaaaatcagcaGACGGTAATTCGACTAAAACATTTCAGACAAGTGACAACTGTAAAATTGGTCATCctattctttcttttaatttaaagtTGGTAGAAATTTGAATAGAATCTGGAGTTATGGCCAAAGAATGGATAGAATCTGCAAGAATGTAACATTGATGGCTGCCAATGCAAGCAGAGGATTGATTTGGCATCATATATCAAGCACATTACATGACAGACAAGGTTTTTTTCCACAGGCGGCAGTTGTTGGACCTGGAAATGAATTAGGGAAGCCCATCGATGTCAATGATGCTGCAGAGCACATCTTTGGACTCGTGTTAATGAATGACTGGAGTGGTATGGAGTGGCTTGTCTTGCTTTTCCACATTTGTTCATGTTTATTGACTGATTCAATGAGAGTTAATTTGTTATCGCAGCTAGAGATATTCAGGCATGGGAATATGTGCCTCTTGGGCCTTTTCTTGGAAAAAGTTTTGGTATAAATCCCTAGTCTCGTCTTTCTATTGTCCACTTTTCTTTCATGAAATCAAATCTTAAGGCGTGGACGAGCTAATTTTCTGTTGTTCTTGTTTAGGTACCACAATATCACCTTGGATTGTTACTCTAGATGCTCTGGAATCTTTTGCTTGTGCTGCTCCTGAGCAGGTTAATCATTCTTCACTGCCTCAGAAATTTCCCTGTTTCCCCTTTTCATGGTGAATTCTTGCTTATCTCTGATGTATGATATGACTGATGGCTTTGGCAGGATCCTAAACCATTGCCCTATCTGGCAGAAAAAGTATCGAAGAACTATGATATATCTCTGGAGGTACTACCATGTAAATTTGGTGTTTCAACTCTTTAATTGGGGTCTTGCTGTTATCCTTTTGGCTCTAATTTGTTACTCGTTCCATTTTTGTTATTGAAAATCTATACAGAATCCCATATATCCTCACAAATGTAATGCCTTTGCTTTTCTGCTGCCAGGTTCAAATTAAGCCTGATGGTCAAAAAGATTCCTGCGTTGTCACAAGGAGTAATTTCAAGAACTTGTGAGTCTTGTCATTCCTCTATTTCATTTTCACAGCATTTTCTGAAACCCCTTTAAACGATCGTGGCCTCTTTTCCTAGAATGGCTGTCATGCTATAAGTACATCTAATTCAGTCTCCCCCCTTTCTATAAGGCAAACATGTGGACCATATCAGTTCTGTTTATGATGATAACATCAGCTCCTTTGAGATGTCCCTTACGCAAGTTCACAATCGGAGTTTGCACCTTAATTTACTACAGGTTTTATTTAACATGTAGAAACTTCCTATATCTTGGAATAGGTACTGGACATTGACTCAGCAACTGGCACATCATACAATCAATGGCTGCAACTTGAGGCCGGGGGATCTCCTTGGAACTGGGACAATAAGTGGACCTGTGTGTTTTTATGCATTTCTTACTCCTTTAATTAGCATTAGTCCACCAACTTCCCTCAAAGTGAGTTCTAGTGCCCCAAGCTCTAACCCTTCTAACTTTCTCCAGGAGCCGGAATCTATGGGATGCTTGCTGGAGTTAACATGGAACGGGCAGAAGCCACTGTCGTTAAATGGCATAACCCGAAAATTTCTCGAAGATGGAGATGAAGTGACGTTTACTGGTGTTTGCAAGGTTCGATGAATGATCTTTCTAGTGCTTCTTGTTCAATCCTTACCTAGTTGCTGTTAACAGGCATTCAGTTATTTTGAGAATGTTCATTATACTCCTGCTAATGTGCTTTATTTAGTTCACTGTTTTTTGGAATTGTTCAAGTCTGCTGATCAATTGACTcgaatatcaatatatatattgcaggGAGATGGGTACAACGTTGGGTTTGGGACATGCTCTGGTAAAGTTGTTCCCTCACCATGATCCCGAGTTCACCCCTCATTGCGGTCTATCAGTTTTGGGGTCAGAGGGCATTATTGGATCTGCCGTTCAATGTAGCATTGATCAGATTTCAGCCCTATATCTCATGATATATTATCGATCATTGTAACTTTGGACCGGTAAAACTCTAATCGTCCCGATATATTCAAGTTATGTTCTGGCTATAACTCTCCCCGTAATAGTTGACGAATGAATATGATTAAGCTTACTTGCATGCATAAGAGACATCAGCCTTGTTTGGTACCGGAGAAGAGCTCTGAATTGATCCCCATTCCCAAATTTTGTTTCATGAAATTATTACAAAATGCCCACTACTATTTCCCACTAGATTTTGAATCATCCCCTCCCctgttcaccaaaaaaaaaaaaaaggccccTTCCCTGTCTATCCCACATCCCTCTTTTCTGACTAAATTGTGAACCGGGAAAGGATTAGGcctcttttcaaaacaaagcacggGTCGAATTGAAGGTCATGCACAAACTATAGAGGGCGATATGAAATCAACCATTTCTTCGATAGGTAAAATCATACGAGGGCCCGTACACCAC
The sequence above is drawn from the Punica granatum isolate Tunisia-2019 chromosome 5, ASM765513v2, whole genome shotgun sequence genome and encodes:
- the LOC116208711 gene encoding fumarylacetoacetase — protein: MALKSFIEVHPDSHFPIQNLPFGVFRPDTASLARPGVAIGDYVLDLSAVASASIFDGPILKDSDCFHQPNLNKFLALGRPAWKEARATLQRILSSTEPVLRDNAAFREKSLFLMSKVEMLLPIAIGDYTDFFSSMHHAKNCGTIFRGPQNPMPQNWFHLPIAYHGRASSVVITGTDISRPRGQGYPSGNSPPYFGPTQKLDFELEMAAVVGPGNELGKPIDVNDAAEHIFGLVLMNDWSARDIQAWEYVPLGPFLGKSFGTTISPWIVTLDALESFACAAPEQDPKPLPYLAEKVSKNYDISLEVQIKPDGQKDSCVVTRSNFKNLYWTLTQQLAHHTINGCNLRPGDLLGTGTISGPEPESMGCLLELTWNGQKPLSLNGITRKFLEDGDEVTFTGVCKGDGYNVGFGTCSGKVVPSP